GCCGGACTCTGGCGAGGTCCTTTGGGATTCGATCCTGGAGCAGGAACATGCAGACCGGGTGATCCTGTCCAACCCGCATTTCTTCGGCTCGCAGCGGCAGGCGCTTGAGGGGCATAACTTCTACCCTGAAGCGGAAATGCGTATGGGGGCGCTTGCGCGGCTGTTCCCGGAAGATCAGCTGGAAATCCATATGGGGCTGCGCGATCCCGGCAGCCTGTTGCCGACCCTTCTGGCGGATGCCAGTCCGCAGCGTGTCGATCAGGTTCTGCAAAGCAGCGACCCGGTGGCCCTGCGCTGGTCGAACCTGCTGCTGCGCCTGCGTACCGCGGTGCCGGATGTGCCGATAACCGTCTGGTGTTACGAGGATATGCCGCTGAACTGGGCGCAGATCCTGCGGCAGATGATGGGCTTTAATTCGGAAGAGCGGATTTCGGGAGGTATGGATCTGCTGTCCTCGATCATGTCCACCGAAGGCATGAAACGGCTGCGCGCCTATCTGCATGAACACCGGGACATGACCGAGGCGCATAAACAGCGGGTGATCGCCGCCTTCCTGGGCAAATATGCCATCGACGAGGCGATTGAAGAGGAAATCGATCTGCCGGGCTGGACCGAGGATCTGATGGACACCCTGTCATACCTCTATGAGGAAGATCTGGAACAGATCGCACAGATCCCCGGCGTGACCCTGCTGTCGGCCTGATCCGGGGCCATTGGCCCGGGGCCCGTCTGCTCAGGGGCTGGCCGGTTGCCCTTGCCGGTTCACGGTCTGGGTCTCGACCGTCATATCATCATAGGTAAGCTCGATCGTGATCGTCTCGACGCTGCCTGGGGCAAAGGCGCGGTAGGGCAGGCCGTCTTCCTCATGAATGGCGTTCGGGGCGGCCTGATCCAGATGGCAGGTCGGCAGAGGCCAGATTTCCGGGCCGCCATCGTTGATCGATAGCCGGATCCGTGCCAGCCCGCAGCGCCAGGACCACAGGTGGGTGACATAGACCAGATCCTGTCCGTTGAAATCCCGGACCGAGATCCAGTTGGCGCGGGTGGCTGCCAGGATCGGCTTGACCTCTGCCGCGGTGGTAAAGGGCGGATCGGCCAGGGCGGGCGTCCCCAGTGTCAGGGCACAGGCCAGCGGAACCAGAAGATTTCGGGACAGGGGGGTAAACATCATACTCTTTCCTTCAACATGAGGGCCTTCAACAAAACGGGCCATTTAGCATAGCAGAGCATTGCGAAGACGCCCCCTTTGCAACAGCGTCCAGAGCCAGCACGCCCGGCGGGGCAGAATAGTTTTGACCCTGTCTGCATGGGATTATACTGAAGAAATGCACCCCGCACAGCCATCTTGAGCAGGCGGGCAAAGAGGTTTCAGATGGCAGAGCAGCCGCCCTTCAACATCGTAATCGTCGCTCAGAACGGCAGGTTGCAATACGAGGCGATCCTGTTTGCGGCCTCGCTCCGCCATGCCTCGCCGGGGTTCACAGGCCGCCTGTTCGTGGCTACGCCCCGGCCCGGTCCGCTGTGGAAAAAGGATCCGTCTTTGCGCAGCCAGCAGGTTCTGTCGGTGCTGGAAAGGCTTGGCGCAGAGATCCTGCCCTTTGACAGTCAGCTGTTCGGGGAAAACTATGCCTATGGCAACAAGATCGAGGCCTTGCAGGCATTGCCCGAGGGCGAGCCATTCGTGTTTTTCGACAGCGACACGCTGATCACCGGTGAGCTCTCCGAGGTGCCGTTCGATTTCAGCCGCCCCTCGGCCTCTTTGCGCTGCGAAGGGACCTGGCCCAAGCCAACGCTTTATGGGCCGGGCTATACCGGGATCTGGCGGGCACTTTATGACCGCTTCGGGCTCGATTTCGAAAGCAGCCTCGACCTGTCGCAGCCCGAGGGATACTGGCGGCGCTATCTTTATTTCAACGCCGGGTTCTTCTACGGCGCTTGCCCGCGCCGGTTTGGCGCGCGCTTTGCCGAATATGCCACCTCGATCCGGGATGATCTGCCAGTCGAACTGGTCGGCCAGTCGCTGGATCCCTGGCTGGATCAGATCGTGCTGCCTTTGGTGATCCATTCCTTTGGTGGTGGGCGCGATGCGTTGCCTTCGGGCTATCTTGATGGGCAGACCAGCTGCCATTATCGGCTGTTTCCGCTGCTCTATGCGCGCGAAACCGATCACGTCATTAAGGTCCTGCACGAGGCATCGGCCCCGAACTGGATCAAGAAGGTGCTGAAAACCTACGAGCCGATGAAGCGGATGATCTATCAGGGGCGGGGCGAAAAGGTGCGTGCGCTGTTTGATCAGGCGAACCTGCCACGGCGTGAACAGGCGATCCGCAACCGCATCAAATCCGAAGGTCTGTGGATGCGCTGATGACCCAAGGTCGCGCGGGTCAACAGACGCGGGCGATCTGGTCGCGCAGCCAGACGTGCATCGCTGAATGATGGGTGCGCGATGTCCAGGTCAGGTCGATTTCGAACTGCCCGGGAAAGGGGCAGGGCGCGGCCTGAACCCTATCCTTGAAATGTTCGGCCAGCCGCGAGGGCAGCGTAGCGATCATATCGGTGCCTTCCAGCAACTCCGGCAGGGTGGCGGGGCTGGGAATCGACATCACCTGGTTGAGCGATTTCCCTGCCGCTGCGATTTCCATCAGAAATCGGGACCGCCAGGAATCACCATAGTTCACAACCACTTGCGGCACGGCCAGAAATTCAGCTTCGGAGCGCGGCATGCGGTCCGGCGGGGCATCGCGGGCCATCACCATGACCGCATGTTCGCTCAGCAACGTGCGGCGGAAATAATTGCTGCCCTCGATCCGTACCGGCCCGATCAGAAGATCGCTTTCGCCGCGGTCCAGATGTTGCTTGCCTTCCACGGTTGAGGTCAGGATCGAAATGCGCAGTCCCGGCGCGCTGCGGCGCAGGTTGCGCATCAGTTGCGGCAGGATGGTGGCGCGTTCGTAGTAGTTACAGGAGATGGTGATCTCGGCCTCTGCCTCTCCAGGGTCAAAGGCGCGCGGTTCGGCCAGTTGCAGCACCTCGTCCAGCATCCGGCTGGAGGTGGCGACGATTTCCTCGCAGCGCTCGGTCGAGACCATGCGCCCGCCCTGGCGCACGAACAGCGGATCGCCAAAGGCGCGGCGCAGTCGGTCGATGGTATAGCTAACGGTCGACTGGTTGATGTTTAGCGTCTCGGCCGCCCGGGAAAACGACCGGTAGCCATGCACCAGTCGCAGGGTGCGCAAAGCAGCGAAATCAATGCTGAGTGGATCGGGATTGGATTTCATTTTCGCAGTCTAACCCGTTTGTACACCTCTTGTATTGAAAAATTGCATGTTCAAAATCAACAAAATCGGATTGCCTCATTTTGGCCGGAGCTTTTAGGCTCGTTCGGATCACGTCGCACTCGGGGAGGAGAAGATGACGGTTTCGATGCTGCAACAGGCACCGCAGGAGGAGACGATTACGATCCGGGACCTGACCCTGGATCCTTATCCGATTTACCAGCGCCTGCGCCG
This genomic stretch from Phaeobacter gallaeciensis harbors:
- a CDS encoding LysR family transcriptional regulator, with the translated sequence MKSNPDPLSIDFAALRTLRLVHGYRSFSRAAETLNINQSTVSYTIDRLRRAFGDPLFVRQGGRMVSTERCEEIVATSSRMLDEVLQLAEPRAFDPGEAEAEITISCNYYERATILPQLMRNLRRSAPGLRISILTSTVEGKQHLDRGESDLLIGPVRIEGSNYFRRTLLSEHAVMVMARDAPPDRMPRSEAEFLAVPQVVVNYGDSWRSRFLMEIAAAGKSLNQVMSIPSPATLPELLEGTDMIATLPSRLAEHFKDRVQAAPCPFPGQFEIDLTWTSRTHHSAMHVWLRDQIARVC